A section of the Primulina eburnea isolate SZY01 unplaced genomic scaffold, ASM2296580v1 ctg1404_ERROPOS492791, whole genome shotgun sequence genome encodes:
- the LOC140820717 gene encoding uncharacterized protein: MNCLIWNIRGLRGSESQQRLHAFVKEKQIKVLAVLEPMIDLDPRFMTRRLGFSGVISNLSGHIWVFFAADVRAECVFDHAQFLHIRVSASFLPTEIFCSFVYARCDYVQRRDLWASLLLVKPVLGPWLVGGDFNVVRDASECLGSRGGRLLPMEEFNNFIIDSGLIDAGFEGSSFTWTNKTIWKRLDRVLVSVDWGDHFSSIRVEHLARTVSDHCPLLVTAPVFARGPSSFRFQRILSGMPRLFAKMKRLKHHLRWWNRDVFGNIFDRLTEAERAVRSAEDVCEADPSDANWTSLSDRNEDLARITAMEADFWKQKAACHWLEDGERNTRLFHNMVRKKRVANKIFRIWENGVCLTSQDLIQQSGALFFQDLLTGEPSALDCPDFSGFLSVISAVENDGIAAIPSLEEVRATVFSIHPDSVAGPDGFSSAFFQHCWEVVHQDVFGAVLDFFQGSPMPQGFTATTITLIPKVEGARAWSDFRPISPV; this comes from the exons ATGAATTGCTTAATCTGGAATATCCGGGGACTTCGCGGTTCGGAGTCCCAGCAGAGGCTTCATGCCTTTGTGAAGGAGAAACAGATTAAGGTTTTAGCTGTTTTGGAGCCCATGATTGATCTGGATCCGAGATTCATGACTCGCCGTTTGGGGTTTTCTGGAGTCATTTCTAATCTCTCCGGTCATATCTGGGTATTTTTTGCTGCTGATGTAAGGGCGGAGTGTGTTTTTGATCATGCTCAGTTCCTTCACATCAGAGTCTCTGCCTCTTTCTTACCGACAGAGATATTTTGTTCTTTTGTCTATGCTAGATGTGATTATGTCCAGCGTAGGGATCTTTGGGCTTCTTTGCTTTTGGTTAAGCCTGTTTTGGGTCCCTGGCTGGTTGGGGGCGACTTTAATGTCGTCAGGGATGCGTCTGAGTGCTTGGGCTCCCGTGGTGGTAGGTTGCTACCCATGGAGGAGTTCAacaattttattattgattCTGGTCTTATCGATGCTGGTTTTGAGGGGTCTTCGTTCACTTGGACGAATAAGACCATTTGGAAGCGGTTGGACAGGGTCTTGGTTTCTGTTGATTGGGGAGATCATTTCAGCTCGATTCGGGTTGAGCATCTCGCTCGTACTGTCTCGGATCACTGTCCGCTTTTGGTTACCGCTCCTGTTTTTGCCCGTGGGCCGAGCTCGTTTCGCTTCCAGCGAAT TCTGAGCGGCATGCCTCGGCTTTTTGCCAAGATGAAGCGTCTCAAGCATCACCTCCGGTGGTGGAATCGGGATGTTTTTGGTAACATCTTTGATAGACTCACTGAGGCTGAGAGGGCTGTTCGTTCAGCTGAGGATGTTTGTGAGGCCGACCCTTCTGACGCGAATTGGACTTCCCTGTCCGATCGCAATGAGGATCTGGCTCGTATCACCGccatggaggcggatttttggAAACAGAAAGCGGCTTGCCATTGGCTTGAGGATGGTGAGCGGAACACCAGACTCTTCCATAATATGGTGAGGAAAAAGCGCGTGGCGAATAAAATTTTCCGCATATGGGAGAATGGGGTTTGCCTGACGTCTCAGGATTTGATTCAGCAGTCGGGAGCCTTGTTTTTCCAGGATCTTCTTACCGGGGAGCCCTCTGCGCTCGATTGCCCTGATTTTTCGGGTTTTCTCTCGGTTATCTCTGCTGTGGAGAATGATGGTATTGCTGCGATTCCCTCTTTGGAGGAGGTCCGCGCGACCGTCTTCTCTATCCACCCTGATAGTGTTGCTGGCCCTGATGGCTTTTCTTCGGCGTTCTTTCAGCATTGCTGGGAGGTTGTCCATCAGGATGTTTTTGGTGCTGTTCTTGATTTTTTCCAGGGTTCTCCTATGCCTCAGGGCTTTACCGCCACCACGATCACTCTTATTCCCAAAGTCGAGGGTGCACGCGCTTGGTCGGACTTCCGTCCGATCAGTCCTGTGTAA
- the LOC140820716 gene encoding uncharacterized protein — MNSLIWNVRGLRSPESQQRLHAYVKAHQVKILAILEPMIMLDQRFMTRRFGFSRVISNLSGHIWVFSSADVKTECVFDHAQFLHIKVSASFLPTEVFCSFVYASCGYVERRDLWSSLIQVKPALGPWLVGGDFNVVRDASECLGTRGGRPLPMEEFNTFILDSGLVDAGFEGSSFTWTNKTIWKRLDRVMVSVDWGDHFSSIRVEHLPRTVSDHCPLLITAPVFARGPSSFRFQRMWLRHHGFLQTVRLNWFLPCCLSGMPRLFAKMKRLKHHLKWWNQDVFGNIFDKITEAERAVRSAEVVCEADPSELNWTSLSDRNEDLARVTAMEADFWRQKAACHWLEDGERNTKLFHNMVKKKRVANKIFRIWDNGVCLTSPELIQQSGASFFQHLLTGDPSALACPDFSGFPSIISAVENEGFVATPSLEEVRATVFSIHPDSVAGPDGFSSAFFQHCWEIVHQDVFDAVLDFFRGSPLPQGFTATTITLIPKVAGAHAWSDFRPISLCNVTNKIISKLLYSRLRVVVERLISPNQSGFVPGRMISDNILLAQELTHSLTLPTRGGNVILKLDMAKAYDRVQWPFLFEVLRHFGFSERVVAMVSACISHCHFSVNINGSLSGFFGSTRGLRQGDPLSPLLFILGAEYLSRGLDSLYLQHPELRYRSGCDIMVSHLAYADDVIIFANGGSRSMRRLMGLLHHYENCSGQLVNAVKSSVILPPRCSERLRSRILRITRFAEGHLPLKYLGVPLFRGNRVCSLFDNLLQSVRRKLEGWEIRTLSPGSRITLIRSVLLSMPIYLFQVVQPPLAVMEKLELIFNAFLWGSRTLEKKWHWAKWSRACLPVMEGGLGFRRLKDLVDSFSIKLWFRFRQGSSLWARFLLRKYCQMGSPASVLPRGLISPTWRRLLRIRPRAEPGIRWRVGFGDVSFWDDIWFGDTALSSQCEVRGGRDVRVFHFLSEGAWDFDLLCAVVVPSVAEAITLTPIALGEPDLALWIHSSDGAFSIRSAWELVRLRDPVSDILTPCWDRWLRPTMSFFLWRFWHQWLPVDDILQRRGFELASRCQCCDMSETFTHVFIDGPIARSVWHFFGAIFRVRIPCTGDLRLFLSAWKINLRWKPGGHVKEFLPFIILWFLWTARNDAKHRQLRISGETVKSQILSYLRLAHAAFIVKPKHWLGAFEAARSLGIFVGFQRTHRLAIVRWLCPPPGCFKLNVDGSSRGNPGESSVGGVVRDSSGRVVLSFSEFIGVGTNVRAELWAVWRGLLICSDLGLFPLWVETDSQISLQILRSRRCHWDLHHTVTRILVLLRGRAVHFSHIFREGNSVADALAVLLFRGFLFSPVLPVWCEWVQTLAHYKFVLLGIGWALALILLVLFFGPLIFPGGRYHQDFTCISPYTGFALLPGAMVDHFCVVCLYPWMQSPRSLLLQGSTHIRVFHLGWIAVSFLCFDCICTVTFQLDSILVMGSCTVGRLMILTDWIYQGDGYSSQLSYQISFILMDRIYQGDGYGMRVSDMLLFSSCSHHFVFLSIWDH, encoded by the exons ATGAATTCCCTCATTTGGAATGTTCGGGGACTTCGGAGTCCGGAGTCCCAACAGCGGCTTCATGCTTATGTGAAGGCGCATCAGGTTAAGATTTTGGCCATTTTGGAGCCGATGATCATGTTGGACCAGAGATTCATGACTCGTCGTTTTGGTTTTTCTAGAGTCATTTCGAATCTTTCTGGTCATATTTGGGTTTTTTCCTCTGCGGATGTGAAGACTGAGTGTGTTTTTGATCATGCTCAGTTTCTGCACATCAAGGTGTCCGCCTCTTTTTTACCGACTGAGGTGTTTTGTTCATTTGTTTATGCCAGCTGCGGCTACGTTGAGCGCAGAGATCTTTGGTCTTCCCTTATTCAGGTCAAGCCTGCTCTGGGTCCTTGGCTTGTTGGGGGTGATTTTAATGTAGTCAGAGATGCATCAGAGTGTTTGGGCACCCGTGGTGGTAGGCCTCTACCCATGGAGGAGTTCAACACTTTCATTTTGGATTCTGGTCTGGTTGATGCCGGTTTTGAGGGGTCTTCGTTCACCTGGACGAATAAGACCATTTGGAAGCGGTTGGACAGGGTTATGGTCTCTGTTGATTGGGGTGATCATTTCAGCTCCATTCGTGTTGAGCATCTTCCCCGTACTGTCTCTGACCACTGTCCGCTTTTGATTACCGCTCCGGTTTTTGCCCGTGGGCCGAGCTCGTTTCGCTTCCAGCGTATGTGGCTTCGGCATCATGGTTTTTTGCAGACTGTTAGGCTGAATTGGTTTCTGCCTTGCTGTTTGAGTGGTATGCCTCGGCTTTTTGCTAAGATGAAGCGCCTCAAACACCACCTCAAGTGGTGGAATCAGGATGtttttgggaacatttttgatAAAATCACTGAGGCTGAGAGGGCTGTTCGGTCCGCTGAGGTTGTTTGTGAGGCTGATCCTTCTGAGTTGAATTGGACTTCTCTGTCTGATCGCAATGAGGATCTGGCCCGCGTCACCGccatggaggcggatttttggAGACAGAAAGCTGCTTGCCACTGGTTAGAGGATGGTGAGAGGAACACCAAACTCTTTCACAACATGGTGAAGAAGAAAAGGGTGGCGAATAAGATTTTCCGCATCTGGGACAATGGGGTCTGCCTGACGTCTCCTGAGTTGATTCAGCAGTCGGGAGCCTCGTTTTTCCAGCATTTGCTTACTGGGGACCCCTCTGCGCTCGCATGTCCTGATTTTTCGGGCTTCCCCTCGATTATCTCTGCTGTGGAGAATGAGGGTTTTGTTGCCACCCCTTCTTTGGAGGAGGTCCGTGCGACCGTCTTCTCCATACATCCTGATAGTGTGGCTGGGCCTGATGGCTTCTCCTCGGCGTTCTTTCAGCATTGCTGGGAGATTGTTCATCAGGATGTTTTTGATGCTGTCCTGGATTTCTTCCGGGGTTCTCCCCTCCCCCAGGGTTTTACCGCCACCACAATTACTCTGATCCCCAAAGTAGCGGGTGCTCATGCTTGGTCGGACTTCCGTCCGATCAGTCTGTGCAATGTCACGAATAAGATCATATCTAAGCTGTTGTACTCTCGACTGAGGGTTGTGGTGGAGAGACTTATTTCACCGAATCAGAGTGGCTTCGTTCCGGGTCGGATGATCTCTGATAATATTCTCCTCGCCCAGGAGCTCACTCACAGTCTTACTCTCCCCACTCGTGGCGGTAATGTTATCCTCAAATTGGATATGGCCAAGGCCTATGACAGGGTCCAATGGCCTTTCCTTTTTGAGGTTTTGAGGCACTTTGGTTTCTCGGAGCGGGTTGTGGCGATGGTCTCGGCTTGCATATCTCATTGTCATTTCTCTGTGAATATCAATGGCTCTCTCTCGGGGTTCTTTGGTTCCACTAGAGGCCTCAGACAGGGCGATCCCTTGTCCCCCCTGCTTTTCATTTTGGGGGCGGAGTATCTATCGCGCGGCCTTGACAGCCTCTACCTGCAGCATCCTGAGCTCAGGTACCGCTCCGGTTGTGATATCATGGTTTCCCACCTGGCTTATGCTGATGATGTCATTATTTTCGCCAACGGTGGGTCTCGTAGTATGCGGCGCCTTATGGGTCTACTGCATCATTATGAGAATTGCTCGGGACAGCTGGTGAACGCTGTCAAAAGTTCTGTTATTTTGCCTCCGAGGTGCTCTGAGCGCCTTCGCTCTCGGATTTTGCGCATCACTAGGTTTGCGGAGGGTCACTTGCCCCTCAAGTATCTCGGAGTCCCCTTGTTTAGGGGTAACCGAGTTTGTTCCCTTTTTGATAACCTCCTACAGTCTGTTCGTAGGAAGTTAGAGGGTTGGGAGATCCGGACCCTCTCTCCGGGTAGCCGCATAACCCTTATCCGCAGTGTGCTCCTCTCCATGCCGATTTATTTGTTTCAGGTGGTTCAGCCACCGCTTGCTGTCATGGAGAAGCTTGAGCTGATTTTCAACGCTTTTCTCTGGGGGTCGCGGACATTGGAGAAGAAATGGCACTGGGCCAAGTGGTCTCGGGCTTGTCTCCCAGTGATGGAGGGTGGTCTTGGATTCCGCAGATTGAAAGATCTGGTGGATAGCTTTTCTATTAAGTTGTGGTTCCGGTTTCGGCAGGGCTCCTCTCTCTGGGCGAGATTCCTTTTACGGAAGTATTGCCAGATGGGTTCTCCTGCCTCTGTTCTCCCTCGTGGTTTAATATCCCCCACCTGGCGTCGTCTCCTACGGATCCGACCTCGCGCCGAGCCTGGCATTCGCTGGCGCGTTGGATTTGGAGACGTGTCCTTTTGGGATGACATATGGTTTGGGGATACTGCCCTGTCCAGCCAGTGTGAGGTCCGTGGGGGACGTGATGTTCGGGTTTTTCACTTTTTGTCTGAGGGGGCTTGGGATTTCGATCTTCTTTGCGCTGTGGTGGTCCCTTCTGTTGCTGAGGCGATTACTCTGACCCCGATTGCCTTGGGTGAGCCTGATTTGGCTCTTTGGATTCACAGTTCTGACGGTGCTTTTTCGATTAGGTCTGCTTGGGAGCTTGTCCGATTGAGAGACCCTGTTTCTGATATCTTGACTCCTTGTTGGGACCGTTGGTTGAGGCCCACGATGTCTTTTTTTCTTTGGAGGTTTTGGCATCAGTGGCTCCCTGTGGATGATATTCTTCAGCGTCGTGGCTTTGAGTTGGCTTCTCGATGCCAGTGTTGTGATATGTCGGAGACATTCACACACGTTTTTATTGATGGCCCGATAGCCCGTTCTGTCTGGCATTTCTTTGGGGCCATATTTCGTGTTCGTATCCCCTGCACAGGGGATCTCAGGTTGTTCCTTAGTGCTTGGAAGATAAATCTTCGTTGGAAACCTGGGGGACACGTCAAGGAGTTTCTGCCCTTCATTATTTTGTGGTTTCTCTGGACGGCTCGTAATGATGCGAAGCACCGTCAGTTGCGTATTTCTGGGGAGACTGTGAAGTCCCAGATTTTATCTTACCTGCGTCTTGCCCATGCTGCTTTCATTGTTAAGCCCAAGCACTGGCTTGGGGCCTTTGAGGCGGCGAGATCGCTAGGTATCTTTGTTGGCTTTCAGCGGACCCATAGGTTAGCGATTGTCAGGTGGCTCTGTCCACCTCCTGGGTGCTTTAAGCTGAATGTTGATGGGAGTTCGAGGGGCAATCCTGGGGAGTCGTCTGTCGGTGGTGTTGTCCGTGATTCTTCTGGCAGGGTGGTGCTCTCCTTCAGCGAGTTTATCGGAGTCGGGACCAATGTTCGGGCGGAGCTTTGGGCGGTTTGGAGGGGCCTTCTTATTTGTTCCGATCTCGGTCTTTTTCCCCTTTGGGTTGAGACTGATTCTCAGATTTCTCTTCAGATCCTGCGATCTCGTCGGTGTCATTGGGACCTTCATCATACAGTCACTCGGATTTTGGTTCTTTTGAGGGGGCGGGCTGTTCATTTTTCTCATATTTTCCGGGAGGGAAATTCGGTGGCGGATGCGTTGGCG GTACTTCTGTTTAGGGGGTTTCTCTTTTCCCCTGTTTTGCCAGTCTGGTGTGAGTGGGTTCAGACACTCGCACATTACAAGTTTGTTCTCCTCGGAATTGGGTGGGCTCTTGCACTCATCCTCTTGGTGCTTTTCTTTGGTCCTCTCATATTCCCTGGAGGGCGTTATCATCAGGATTTTACATGCATATCTCCTTATACTGGTTTTGCACTGTTGCCGGGTGCTATGGTCGATCACTTTTGCGTTGTGTGTTTGTACCCCTGGATGCAATCTCCTCGCAGCTTGTTGCTTCAGGGTTCTACTCACATTAGGGTTTTTCACTTGGGCTGGATCGCGGTCTCCTTTTTGTGTTTTGACTGCATTTGCACAGTGACATTCCAGCTGGACAGTATTTTGGTCATGGGTTCGTGTACAGTTGGCAGACTCATGATTTTGACAGATTGGATTTATCAGGGTGATGGCTACTCCAGTCAGCTATCCTATCAGATTAGTTTCATTTTGATGGATAGGATTTACCAGGGTGATGGCTATGGGATGAGAGTATCTGATATGCTTCTGTTTTCATCTTGCAGTCATCATTTTGTCTTCCTCAGCATATGGGATCATTAG
- the LOC140820715 gene encoding uncharacterized protein, with protein sequence MEADFWKQKAACHWLEDGERNTKLFHNMVRKKRVANKIFRIWENGVCLTSQDLIQQSGALFFQDLLTGEPSALDCPDFSGFPSVISAVENDGIAAIPSLEEVRATVFSIHPDSVAGPDGFSSAFFQHCWEIVHQDVFGAVLDFFQGSPMPQGFTATTITLIPKVEGARAWSDFRPISLCNVTNKIISKLLYSRLRDVAERLVSPNQSGFVPGRMISDNILLAQELTHSITLPTRGGNVILKLDMAKAYDRVQWHFLFDVLRHFGFSERVVALVSACISHCHFSVNINGSLSGFFGSTRGLRQGDPLSPLLFVLGAEYLSRGLDRLYLQHPALRYRSDCDILISHLAYADDVIIFASGGTRGMQRLVDFLHQYENCSGQRVNAAKSSLILPPRCSGRLRSRLLRITGFAEGQLPLKYLGVPLYRGNRTCSLFEPLLQSVRRKLEGWEIRTLSPGSRMTLIRSVLLSMPIYLFQVVQPPLAVMEKLERVFNAFLWGSRPLDRKWHWARWSRACLPVLEGGLGFRRLKDLVECFSIKLWFRFRQGSSLWARFLFRKYCRLDAPACVPARGSISPIWRRLLRIRPRTEPGIRWRVGLGDVSFWDDTWFGDVPLSSRCVVRGGRDVRVSHFLSEGSWDFDRLCAVVAPSVAEEIVLIPVLSGDPDLARWIHSSDGAFSVRSAWELIRQRAPSSDIFRPCWGSWLRPTMSFFLWRFWHQWLPVDEVLQRRGFALASRCQCCDMSETFTHIFIRSPVARSVWHFFGAVFRVRIPDTEDFSLFLSAWKRDLVWSRGGHVREFLPCIVLWFLWTARNDAKHRHLPISGETVKFQILSYLRLAHSARTVKPRHWLGVFQVARLLGISVALHRFHRTAIVRWLRPPSGCFKLNVDGSARGTSGDSSAGGVVRDDSGRVVLSFSEFIGAGSSLRAELWAVWRGLLLCSDHSFFPLWIELDSLISIQLIRSRRCCWGLDHIISRILVLLRGRSVHISHIFREGNSVADALAARAHTLRYCYLGGFSFFPVLPVWCEWAQTLAHYMFGLLGIGWALALTLLVLFFGLLIFPRALFLFGPLFGPLLVPGGRLLQFLLVRRLSSFTGFYWMSWWFQGFFPDDPLHYYATFVRFILQILDPFCYGWIAIFILLLYRHCTVISWPYLILTAGIHTVTRFQIRVVLTDWILQGDGLEMRISPWILLSSPSYHVVFFGVLTFSAARSS encoded by the exons atggaggcggatttttggAAACAGAAAGCGGCTTGCCATTGGCTTGAGGATGGTGAGCGGAACACCAAACTCTTCCATAACATGGTGAGGAAAAAGCGCGTTGCGAATAAGATTTTCCGCATTTGGGAGAATGGGGTCTGCCTGACGTCTCAGGACTTGATTCAGCAGTCAGGAGCCTTGTTTTTCCAGGACCTTCTTACCGGGGAGCCCTCTGCGCTCGATTGCCCTGATTTTTCGGGTTTTCCCTCGGTCATCTCAGCTGTGGAGAATGATGGTATTGCTGCGATTCCCTCTTTGGAGGAGGTCCGCGCGACCGTTTTCTCCATTCACCCTGATAGCGTTGCTGGCCCTGATGGCTTTTCCTCGGCGTTCTTTCAGCATTGCTGGGAGATTGTCCATCAGGATGTTTTTGGTGCTGTCCTTGATTTTTTCCAGGGTTCTCCTATGCCTCAGGGCTTTACCGCCACCACGATCACTCTTATTCCCAAAGTCGAGGGTGCACGTGCCTGGTCGGACTTCCGTCCGATCAGCCTGTGCAATGTCACGAACAAAATCATCTCTAAGCTATTGTACTCTCGGTTGAGGGATGTGGCGGAGAGACTTGTTTCCCCGAATCAGAGTGGCTTCGTTCCGGGTCGGATGATCTCGGATAATATTCTCCTTGCCCAGGAGCTCACTCACAGCATTACTCTCCCCACTCGTGGTGGTAATGTCATATTGAAGTTGGATATGGCCAAGGCCTATGATCGGGTCCAGTGGCATTTCCTCTTCGACGTTTTGAGACATTTTGGTTTTTCAGAGCGTGTCGTGGCTTTGGTTTCGGCCTGTATTTCCCATTGTCATTTCTCCGTGAACATCAATGGTTCGCTATCGGGGTTTTTTGGTTCCACCAGAGGCCTCCGGCAGGGCGATCCATTGTCTCCCCTTCTCTTCGTTTTGGGGGCGGAGTATCTTTCTCGTGGCCTTGACCGCCTCTACCTGCAGCATCCTGCGCTCAGGTACCGTTCTGATTGTGATATTTTGATTTCCCATCTGGCTTACGCTGATGATGTCATTATTTTTGCCAGTGGTGGGACTCGTGGTATGCAGCGCCTTGTTGATTTTCTGCATCAGTACGAGAACTGTTCGGGGCAGCGGGTGAATGCTGCCAAGAGTTCTTTGATTTTGCCTCCGAGGTGCTCTGGGCGCCTCCGCTCCCGGCTTTTGCGCATCACTGGGTTCGCCGAAGGTCAACTGCCCCTCAAGTACCTCGGAGTTCCCCTTTATCGGGGTAATCGCACATGCTCCCTTTTTGAGCCCCTCCTACAGTCTGTTCGTAGGAAGTTAGAGGGTTGGGAGATTCGGACCCTTTCCCCGGGCAGCCGCATGACCCTGATACGTAGCGTGCTCCTCTCCATGCCGATTTATCTGTTTCAGGTGGTTCAGCCACCTCTGGCTGTCATGGAGAAGCTTGAGCGGGTGTTTAATGCCTTCCTCTGGGGGTCGAGACCCTTGGATAGGAAGTGGCACTGGGCCCGGTGGTCCCGGGCTTGCCTCCCCGTGCTTGAGGGGGGTCTTGGATTCCGCAGATTGAAAGATCTTGTGGAATGCTTTTCTATCAAATTGTGGTTCAGATTTCGGCAGGGCTCCTCTCTATGGGCCAGATTCCTTTTCCGGAAGTATTGCCGGCTGGATGCCCCTGCCTGTGTCCCCGCCCGTGGTTCTATTTCCCCCATTTGGCGTCGTCTCCTTAGGATCCGCCCTCGCACGGAGCCTGGCATTCGCTGGCGAGTTGGTCTCGGAGATGTTTCCTTTTGGGATGACACTTGGTTTGGGGACGTTCCCTTGTCCTCCCGGTGTGTGGTCCGCGGGGGCCGTGATGTTCgggtctctcattttctttctgaGGGGTCCTGGGATTTTGATCGCCTCTGTGCGGTTGTTGCTCCTTCGGTTGCCGAGGAGATTGTCTTGATTCCTGTTCTTTCGGGTGACCCTGATCTGGCACGATGGATCCATAGCTCCGATGGTGCTTTCTCTGTTAGATCTGCTTGGGAGCTGATCCGTCAGCGTGCTCCGTCTTCTGATATATTCCGCCCGTGTTGGGGGAGCTGGTTGAGGCCTACCATGTCGTTCTTCCTCTGGAGATTCTGGCATCAATGGCTCCCAGTTGATGAGGTGCTCCAGCGCCGGGGTTTTGCGTTAGCCTCGAGATGTCAGTGTTGTGATATGTCTGAGACATTCACACACATATTCATTCGCAGCCCGGTTGCTCGGTCTGTCTGGCACTTCTTTGGCGCCGTGTTTCGGGTTCGTATTCCCGACACTGAGGATTTCAGTTTGTTCCTCAGTGCGTGGAAGAGAGATTTGGTCTGGTCCCGGGGGGGCCATGTGCGGGAGTTTCTTCCCTGCATTGTCCTGTGGTTCCTTTGGACTGCCCGGAACGATGCTAAGCACCGTCATCTTCCCATCTCTGGGGAGACGGTGAAGTTTCAGATTTTGTCTTACCTGCGTCTCGCCCACTCTGCGCGTACTGTCAAGCCCAGACATTGGCTAGGTGTGTTTCAAGTGGCGAGATTGCTGGGTATTTCGGTTGCTCTCCACAGATTTCATAGGACGGCGATTGTTCGCTGGCTGCGGCCGCCGTCCGGGTGCTTCAAGCTTAATGTGGATGGGAGTGCGCGTGGTACATCTGGGGACTCCTCTGCTGGTGGCGTTGTTCGGGATGATTCCGGGAGGGTCGTGCTCTCATTCAGCGAGTTCATCGGAGCTGGGTCTTCTCTCCGGGCTGAGCTTTGGGCGGTTTGGAGGGGTCTTCTCCTTTGTTCTGATCATTCTTTCTTCCCTCTTTGGATCGAGCTTGATTCTCTGATTTCTATTCAGCTCATTCGTTCCCGTCGATGTTGCTGGGGTCTTGATCACATTATATCCAGGATTCTGGTCCTTTTGAGGGGGCGGTCTGTTCATATTTCGCATATATTCCGGGAGGGTAATTCGGTGGCGGATGCGTTGGCGGCGAGGGCCCATACCCTTAG GTACTGTTACTTAGGGGGTTTCTCTTTTTTCCCCGTTTTGCCAGTTTGGTGTGAGTGGGCCCAGACACTCGCACACTACATGTTTGGTCTCCTCGGGATTGGGTGGGCCCTCGCACTTACTCTCTTGGTGCTCTTCTTTGGCCTTCTCATATTCCCTAGGGCGCTATTTCTGTTTGGGCCTCTCTTTGGTCCACTTTTGGTCCCTGGCGGGCGTTTACTGCAGTTTCTCCTTGTCCGCCGTCTCAGTTCTTTTACAGGATTTTACTGGATGTCGTGGTGGTTCCAGGGATTCTTTCCGGACGATCCTCTTCATTATTATGCTACCTTCGTCAGATTTATACTTCAGATACTGGATCCTTTTTGTTATGGCTGGATTGCGATCTTCATTTTGCTCTTATATCGTCATTGTACAGTGATTTCCTGGCCTTATCTTATTTTGACTGCTGGGATTCATACAGTTACTCGGTTTCAGATTAGAGTCGTTTTGACAGATTGGATTCTTCAGGGGGATGGCTTAGAGATGAGAATTTCTCCATGGATTCTGCTCTCATCTCCCAGTTATCATGTGGTCTTCTTCGGTGTGTTGACTTTTAGCGCAGCTCGTAGCTCGTAG
- the LOC140820713 gene encoding uncharacterized protein, translated as MNCLIWNIRGLRGSESQQRLHAFVKEKQIKVLAVLEPMIDLDPRFMTRRLGFSGVISNLSGHIWVFFAADVRAECVLDHAQFLHIRVSASFLPTEIFCSFVYARCDYVQRRDLWASLLLVKPVLGPWLVGGDFNVVRDASECLGSRGGRLLPMEEFNTFILDSGLIDAGFEGSSFTWTNKTVWKRLDRVLVSVDWGDHFSSIRVEHLARTVSDHCPLLVTAPVFARGPSSFRFQRMWVRHHGFLQTVRLNWNLPCTLSGMPRLFAKMKRLKHHLRWWNRDVFGNIFDRLTEAERAVRSAETVCEADPF; from the coding sequence ATGAATTGCTTAATCTGGAATATCCGGGGACTTCGCGGTTCGGAGTCCCAGCAGAGGCTTCATGCCTTTGTGAAGGAGAAACAGATTAAGGTTTTGGCTGTTTTGGAGCCCATGATTGATCTGGATCCGAGATTCATGACTCGCCGTTTGGGGTTTTCTGGAGTCATCTCTAATCTCTCCGGTCATATCTGGGTCTTTTTTGCCGCTGATGTGAGGGCGGAGTGTGTTCTTGATCATGCCCAGTTCCTCCACATCAGAGTCTCTGCCTCTTTCTTGCCGACTGAGATATTTTGTTCTTTTGTCTATGCTAGATGTGACTATGTTCAGCGTAGGGATCTTTGGGCTTCTTTGCTTTTGGTTAAGCCTGTTTTGGGTCCCTGGCTGGTTGGGGGCGACTTTAATGTCGTCCGGGATGCGTCTGAGTGCTTGGGTTCCCGTGGTGGTAGGTTGCTCCCCATGGAGGAGTTCAACACTTTTATTCTTGATTCTGGATTGATCGATGCTGGTTTTGAGGGGTCTTCGTTCACTTGGACGAATAAGACCGTTTGGAAGCGGTTGGACAGGGTCTTGGTTTCTGTTGATTGGGGAGATCATTTCAGCTCGATTCGGGTTGAACATCTCGCTCGTACTGTCTCGGATCACTGTCCGCTTTTGGTCACCGCTCCTGTTTTTGCCCGTGGGCCGAGCTCGTTTCGCTTCCAGCGTATGTGGGTTAGGCACCATGGTTTTTTGCAGACTGTGAGGCTTAATTGGAATCTGCCTTGCACTCTGAGTGGCATGCCTCGGCTTTTTGCCAAGATGAAGCGTCTCAAGCATCACCTCCGGTGGTGGAATCGGGATGTTTTTGGTAACATCTTTGATAGGCTCACTGAGGCCGAGAGGGCTGTTCGTTCAGCTGAGACTGTATGTGAGGCTGATCCCTTCTGA